CGGAGCTGTTGAGTctgacttgatgatggtggccaGAGCCGCTGTGttcgacttgttggacttggtggtggtactgatccttcgtcaccggagggtggtggtacctgcaagggactccgatgcttaagttagcaagggtattaagcagttttttagtagaatcagagtatgagttatacctcggtgctccagtgtatttataataatGTGGGGTGATATTCCTTTaggataagatagttatcttatcatatcttctGAGTGAAGTCATCCTATCTTTTAGGGAACCGCCCTTGTCGGTCTAGGTTTCACTActagaaaactagttattacaGATGGATATTTCTGACGAATTTTATCCCACGAAAATACAGAGGGAATTTTAGAGGAATTTTTtgtcgaaaaacaaaaaaatgaattagcataaattacaaATGGAAAAGACAATCCGTCGATAATTCTgtcagaaaaattaaaattttttctgtGGGAAATGGTTACAGATGAAAAATCCATCTGTAATTAAATAGACAAAACGATgcgttttattaaattattacagacggattttccgtctgtaatttaaatttttcgtTGGAAATATTGAGGTAACCCTAATTTTATCACCACTTTATCGAGCTTCATTCACACTCCTGACCTATGAACTCATTTTCACCCTCATCCCTCTTCAAAATTGTCGTCCAACTCTTCTCCTCCGGTAGAAGGTGCTATTGCCGCCGGCGAGGACAGATGGTGGGTGCCTTCGTCATCTGGGGAAGCTCTACTCGGCCCTCTTCGCGTTGTTCCTCCTCTCCTCGCCGTCGCACGAAGTTCTGAGTTGAGCTCGTGGCGTCGCCGTCGTGAAGGGTTCCTCCCCTCCTCGCCGTGCGTAATTTCTGATTCACTGATTTTAGGTAACTCTGTCTCAAACTCTCATCGCGAGCTCACTCTATCTCACACTCTCCGAGCTCACTTTATCAATCTTACTCTCACAACTTTTTCAAACCCTAGGAACAACATTATCAATCTTACTCTCACAAAATTTGCAGATTTCGTGACTGTTAATTTCAGATTCCGTGACTCGTGAGGATGACACTGGTGATGATGAAGTCATGGAAGTAGCTTTGGATAGGAAATTGGAGCAACAAATTTGCAATGCCATAGATACTCGCTTCCTTCTACAATTGGTATGCTATTTTGTAATGACATTTGTATCTAGTGTCATCCACAGAATTTTGGTAGTGTTTTCTGAAAAAATTTGATCTAGAATTGTGATCTCTTGACATCTGCAGACAAATATATTATTTAGAGATATTTCATCTGTCAAATAGTTCCTGGAGGATACATTTTGATGCAGAAACAAAATTTGGGAAAGGATTCTTCCTCTCAAACAGGAAGTATTGGCCAGGTTTTATTCTATTTCTCTATAATTATAGGGGCATAGTGAGTATGGGAGAGAATAAGGGACAAAAATGCATACTCAAATGATTTTGTGGTATTCTGTATATGTTGATGCAGATTTATGACGAGTTCTGCCCAATCTTACTCAATCAATTTAAGTCAAGGGATTACACAAAATTTGAGACATTTGATGCTTCCTTGGATGAATTCTACAGCAAAATTAAGAGCCAAACGTCTGAACAAcagcaaaaagccaaagaaaACTCAACTACTCAAAAGCTGAATAAAATACGCCAGGATCAGGTTGGTACCCATGCCAGAGTCACACTCATGTTACTGGATTCTAACCCAAAAGAAGAACCTCTTATAAGACTAAATACACGTTTATGTCCTAATATTTGAATTCTCTTTCAGATCTAATAAACAGGCATGgttttcatgtgaagttgagaaaaaagtgaataaaaaacTTGCTGTTCAAGTATTATTGATTTCATTGATGGTGCCAGCATGTAAAACAATTATATCTATCATTTCCCTGTGTAGGAAAATCAAGTGCACACATTGAGGAAAGAAGCTGATCACTGTGTTAAAATGGCAGAATTGATAGAATACAACTTAGAAGATGTGGATGCTGCTATATTAGCTCTTCGTGTAGCTCTTGCAAAGGGTATGAACTGGGATGACCTTTCACGTATGGTGAAAGATGAAAAGAAAGCTGGAAACCATGTTGCTAGTCTTATTGACAAACTCCATCTTGAGAGAAACTACATGACTTTACTATTGGCAAACAATCTTGATAAaatggatgatgatgagaagaCACTCCCTGTAGATAAggttcttatttatttatcacTTCTTGTTGAAGTAGAAATTCATTTCTAATAACAAGAACAATCTTGTTATGTACTAGGTGAGATCTGTtattcaacaacaacaaagtcttATCCACTATGTGGGAGATCTGTTATATGGATTCGATTATTAGACGATTATCGCGTTCAATCATAAACCATGTCTAAGCCAATAAGTCATTTTTTACTCTCAGATTTTCACTAAGGTCCATTAGTTTTGGTTGTCAGTTTCACCATTTATCTGGTTTTGTTGAATTTTCTTTCTCAGAATATGTGTGATTTCCTCCACCCCACCTCCCCCCTTTTCAATATGTGACATTAGTAACCATATTATGTTTGCTTTCAAGGTTGAAGTTGATTTAGCTCTCTTAGCTCATGCCAATGCTCGGAGATGGTATGAACTGAAGAAAAAGCAAGAGAGCAAACAGGAAAAGACTATAACTGCGCATGAAAAGGTGTTTAAAGCTGCAGAGAAAAAGACTCACCTACAGCTTAATCAGGTTGATATAAATTTGATTTGCATATCTTTAATCTACTGTATATATAGCTAAATAGTTATTGGATTACGATCAGAGAGATGCTGTTACCAGATCATAATACTAGGAATTTCTGCCACTTTACAAtcttttttaattctaaaaaaagGGAGGATCTTATCCTCTGCTCTGCTAATTTTTCTTCCTATGTGATGAacttattttcttaataaatattCTCCATTGCTTTTATTTATTGCTAATGAATCCATGCTATGATCATggaataaaattatctttttgcTATATCTATGATATTAGGCTCTTCTTTTTTGCtgtctttttattgttttagaGGGTGCCTCAGTAGTCTTTAGTTTCTTTGTCtaacccaaaaataaataaaataaatatttagataaaGATAGCCATTTTATCGCTGAATGAGAAATATGTAGAACTGCATGACAACCAAGCTaatagtctttttcttttttcttttcttgatcATCATTTTATATATGACTGCATTTGCAAATTTTCATCTATTCTTTTTAATCTTTAAATAAAAGACTACTTATGTAATTTGCTCAtttgttcaaaaattttttttagaaaaaaaagtgtTGCCATAATTTAACATATGCGAAAAGTTCACTGGTTTGAGAAATTTGATTGGTTCATTAGCAATGAGAACTATTTGATTATTAGTGGACGTGATGCCCAACAAAATGAGATGATAGTGAAGCGATATATGTCAAAAGGAGATCTATAAGTATCTAATGATGTATTACACTACCATGGCTCTTAACTAAAATTTGAAGTTTAAAACATTGACATATAAAAGTTATTGTGTAATGATTAATAATAAGGTTTAAACTCACATTCTTCATATCAAGAAAACTTGAGTATATCTTAAAAGTTAATGGGGTCATCTTGCTAGTTGtgctctttttattttttggcaatcttaataacaaaaaaagagaGTGTGGGGCCAGGACTTGAAATTTTGGTGTCTAAGATATTTCACCTCAATTATGTTTGGTTATTGTAGTTTCCTCTGGAGTCAACTTCTTTTCTCATTATTGTgcaatttaaattacttgtaCTGTTTCATTTCAGTCAATAAAGCAAAATGTTTAATCCAGATAACTGAACAAACAGGTTAGAGTTGTGAGGGACAAgcaaaatataacaccataaatttctttttcttcttccctccccTCTATGAATTTTGctatgcacaccaagtgttcgATGGTTTGCTTATTTGTTGGTTTGACCTAACATGCACATCAAATGTTTGTTAATTTGATGACATCCGATCTCCGTATCTTGTAGGCTTTTTAGTTTTAATGATACGAAGATGAGAATGGATGACAGGATTAGTCTTTGCATGAGTGATCCGGATCTTGTTCCACTTCTTATCCAGGTTCTTTAATCCATTTTCTTTcactttattttaattctttttaaaatacaaCTGCTTAGTTAAAATCATAGAATTGTTTATTAAACTTATGATCAGTTGAAATTAAAAATGTATACCACATTGTGTACGTACTATGTATTAAAATGACCCTATTGTTGAACATATACCCAAAACCTGCTTAAACTTTGAATAATCTCATCCGTGATGTTGTTTCAAGGAAACCATAATTTTATTTGGGCTGCATGTTTGTTGATTTCATCATATATTGATAAATGTGCACTTTTGTGTAACAATCTGGAAATTCAAAATTGccttcctttcttttgttttattagGTAATCTATAGTTGATGCTTTCCTGGTGAATAGCCATATCCACTTCTATGCGATCTTGCAAACTTTATGGAGATTTAAGGCCC
This sequence is a window from Arachis stenosperma cultivar V10309 chromosome 10, arast.V10309.gnm1.PFL2, whole genome shotgun sequence. Protein-coding genes within it:
- the LOC130954238 gene encoding uncharacterized protein LOC130954238 codes for the protein MNWDDLSRMVKDEKKAGNHVASLIDKLHLERNYMTLLLANNLDKMDDDEKTLPVDKVEVDLALLAHANARRWYELKKKQESKQEKTITAHEKVFKAAEKKTHLQLNQAF